ATTCTTCAGTCAAGAAAGCAACAAAGCGTTCCATCGTAGAAATCACACCACGGTGAATCACGACTGGACGATGTTTCTCACCGTCACTACCGATATATTCCAGATCAAATCGTTCTGGTAATAAGAAATCAAGCTGTACAGTTGAAAGTGTCTCTTCTTTACCTAATGCAGTCTTAACCTGTACATCTAATTTAGGACCATAGAATGCTGCCTCACCTGGCGCTTCTTCGTAATCCAGACCCATTTCATCAACTGCTTCTTTAAGCATTGATTGTGCACGTTCCCACATTTCATCATCCTGGAAGTACTTTTCAGTATCTTCTGGATCACGATAACTTAGACGGAATTTATAATCCTTGAACTTAAAGTCTTTATACACATCGATAACAAGTTGAACGACACGAATAAATTCTTCTTTAATCTGATCCGGACGAACGAATATATGCGCATCATTCAATGTCATACCACGCACACGCTGTAATCCGCTAACTGCGCCACTCGCTTCATAGCGATGCATCATACCAAGTTCTGCGATACGAATTGGTAATTCACGGTATGAATGTGGTTTATTCTTGTATACCATCATATGGTGCGGACAGTTCATCGGACGCAGCACAAGTGCTTCGTTCTCCATTTCCATCGGAGGGAACATATCTTCTTGATAATGATCCCAGTGCCCACTCGTCTTATACAGATCAACTGATCCCATAATCGGTGTGTATACATGATCATAACCAAGGGCAACTTCTTTATCTACGATGTAACGCTCTAATTCACGACGAATCGTTGCACCATTTGGTAACCATAACGGTAAACCTGCACCAACAAGCTGACTTGTAGTAAAGAGCTCCAGCTCCTTACCGATTTTGCGGTGATCGCGTTCTTTACGTTCTTCAAGAATCTTCAGATGTTCTTTCAGCGCTTTTTTATCGAAGAATGCAGTACCATAAATACGTTGCAGCATCTTGTTATCTGCGTCACCTCTCCAATACGCACCGGCAGTTGATAATAGCTTGAATTCTTTTATCTTTGCAGTTGATGGAACGTGGACGCCACGACATAAATCTGTAAACTCACCTTGAGAGTAGATTGTAACATTTTCATCTTCTGGAATTGCATCAATCAGCTCCTGTTTGTATGGATCATCTGCAAAAATTTGTTTAGCTTCCTCACGACTTACAACGCGACGTTCAATCGCAATATTTTCTCCGACAATCTGGCGCATAGTCTTCTCGATTTCCGGTAAATCTTCGCTTGAAATCTTATGCTCTGTATCGACATCGTAATAGAAGCCTTCTTCAATAACAGGACCTACACCGAAATGTACATTACCATACATACGCTTTAGTGCTTGAGCCATTAAATGGGCAGTTGAATGACGTAATACTTCAATACCTTCAGGAGACTCAGGTGTGATGATTTCGATGTCTCCATCTGTTTCAAGTGCTGTTGATAAATCAACCATCTGTCCATTAAATTTTCCTGCTAAAGCTTTCTTCTTTAAACCAGGACTGATTGATCCTGCGATATCTTCAGTTGTAACGCCAGCCTCAAAACTTTTTACATTACCATCTGGAAATTTAATATTAATTTCACTCATTCAAAACGCCTCACTTTTTTATTTTATTTTAAACAACAAAAAAAAGACCCCATCCCAAAAAGGGACGAAGTCTATTCGCGGTACCACCCTAATTACTGATTGCTCAGCAACTCTACATAAGATAACGGTCTTGAGCCGGATAGTGATTAACTACCATGAACATAAGGGAGTAACAAATGAGCTTAATTGCTGATTTTCACCACCATCAGCTCTCTGGAAATTAAGGTATCATCGTCTTATCCTTATGATGTTATTCATATAGACGAACATTTTTGTTGTTTGTTACCTAATATTATACACATATCGTTGGAATTTTCAAACTTTATTTTTCACGTCTGTAATTTTTTCCGGATAACATATATGCATCACTTAACGTCTCGATACGCTCCATGATGCGACGCGCTTTCGTCTGTTCAGCACCTTGCTTTGTCATCGACAAATGATGGGCTAATTCTTTGAAATCGAAATTAGAACTAAAGAACGTCGGCATGTTGTTCATCATGCGATGGTTAAGAATAGGCCCAAGCACTTCATCGCGTACCCATGGCGTTAAGTCTTCAGCACCGATATCATCCAGCATCAGTACGGGTGTATTTTTCACGCGATTAAGGCGTTCATTATAAGTGCCATCACTGAAACCATTTTTGAGTTCTCGAATAAACTCAGGAAAATAGAGCAGCGTCGTGTAAATATAGCGTTCCTTCAGTTCATTAGCGATTGCACCTAGAATAAATGACTTACCCGTACCAAAAGGCCCGTGAATGTACATCCCTTTCGTATCATTTCCTTTAGCAATATCGCGACAAATGATATTTGCCTGACGCACGATATCGATACGCGCTTTATTGTCTAGATGTATATGTGCAAGTTTTGCATCCAATACATCCTTCGGCATATGGATCGCAGTAATAAACTGTTTCATCTTCTGGGATTCATCATGGGCGAGTTTTGATGGACAAGGTAAATGTCTAATCTTAATTTTATTGTTTTCAACATAGAGTTCAGGTGTGTGGCCCGGCACAAAATTTTTACACTGATTAAAAGATTCACAATCTCTGCACATCTTAGATGAATCTTTATATTCCTGTAGAACTGATAAATCATTATCAATCATCTTATCTGTTATGTGATTCTCTTCAATAAACTGCTTAATCTCAGGTGCTTTAATCGTTTCTTCCTTTATTGCTTCGATACGTTTAAATATATCGCTGTTCGTATGCAGTATCGATCCCATATGTTTCATCATTTATCCTCCTCCCATGATTGACTCAGCTCTTCTAATAACTTCTGTCTTTCCTTTTCCAGATCAATATTATCTGTATCTTCTTTAACTGCTGACTTTTCTTCTTCCAGCAGCCATTTCGGTGTCAGTTCTTTTTGCACAGTATCGTTCTTTTTATAACGGTTTGCTTTTTTATTCAATTGCTCCTGCTTCTTCTGTTCAAATGATTTCACATATTTGTAGGCTGCTTCACTGCTTGATAACTTCTGTTTCTTCCAGTTTGAAGCTATCTCTTCAATATAACTCTGCGGCAGCTTCATATCATTTGTAAACATAACATACTGCAATAAGATATTCATTACACCAAACGGCAGTTGCTCACGTTCTAATATGGATTCAATCATACGCTTCTGCTTAATTGTCGGTTCAGACTTACTGAAAGCAGTAAGCATATCAATCGGACTTGTCGTATCCATCAATTCAAACCAGGTCAGTTTCGTTTCCGGTGTATCATCCTTTACTTGCTGAGGGGTTAACTGCGGCAATTGTCCATCATGTTCAATCTGATAGAAGTCTCGCGCATTCTTGCGTAAATCTTCGTGTGAAATTTGCTGGTCACTCGTCAGTGATTTCAAAATAATGCCGCGCATATCATGTGCTGCGATATCATATAGTGTCGCTAGCTGGACGATTAAGTTACGTGTCGCTTTCGGTAATTGACTTTTCGTGATTAGATTCTGTGCGAGCAGCATTTCTAGCAGATCGAAATCAAATGTGTGCTGATGAACAGGAATACCGAAAGATTCATGCTGCTTTACAAGATGTTCGTTGCCTTCAAAAACGACCTTCTCAGGAGATTTCGGTGTCCCAAATACATCCATATACTTGCTGGACACATCTTGATAACCGTCTAGATCTAACGTTTCGTTACAAAATCTGGACTTTAGCTGCTGATATCTCTGCTTGCCTACTTGCTGGAACAGGAATACAGAGAGCATTGGATCATTAAAGAACTGAGACGGCATGACGGGTGCAATAAGCTTATATACAAACTTATTATTATCTTCAATACGCATATAAGTTTTCAGCAGTCCAATCGCTTCTAAACGCTTACGGATCACTTCAAAGTGTGCCAGATTCATCTTTAGTTCGCTTAAAATAATATAGTGGTTGATGATGCCGCTTGTCTGTTCGTAGCCAGTGAGAAACTGACGCATAAACTGATAGACGCCAATACATTCCACTCCAATAAGCGGTGTATATAATGTAGTCAGCACATCTTCTGTAACTTGTGTTGCAACATAGTTGCTGATAACGATAAACTCATCAGTTCCATTGAGTTCCGTAAAATAACGCTCCATCTTTGCACCTACTTTTTGTTCTTTTCATTGAGTATATCACTCATCGTACGGAGCAGCTGATCGACATCCTTAAATTCTTTATAGACAGATGCAAAGCGTACATACGACACTTGATCCAGATGCATCAGGTGATCCATGACAATTTCACCGATATCTACAGATGAAATTTCAGACTGGCCTTTTTCTCTTAATGTGTTCTCCACTGCATCTGTGATCTGTTCGAGTGATTCGTACGGAACAGGACGCTTTTCACATGCGCGTACGAGACCATGTACAATTTTATCACGATTAAAGGCTTGTCTTGTTCCATCTTTTTTCACGACAATCAAAGGCTGCAGTTCTATGCGTTCAAACGTCGTGAAACGCGTACCACATTGTTCACATTCGCGACGTCTTCTGATTGCATTCATATCATCTGCATGTCTTGAATCAACGACCTTCGATTGATTAAAGCTGCATTTTGGACATTTCAAGACACTCACCTCTTTTATATTTATTTCTCAATTATACATTATCATGTTTATTTACTAAACATTTAAGTTTACACTTACTACGATTGGATAAACTACTAATAAACCATGGAAAGGAACAAATAAATGAGACCTCATTATATCCATCTGCCAAAACGAGAAGAAGGAAACCCTGTAAATAAACTGAGAGAAAGCTTCAACCGCAGAAATGAAACGATTCTTTACCATAAAGATTCAGTCGGTATTGTATTTATCGGAGATTCTATTACAGATTACTGGGATCTTGACAGCTATTTCACGTTACACAATGATAAACGTATCATCAACCGCGGTATTGGTAATGATCGTACACAGTGGGTACGCGAACGCTTTATTGCGGATGCCGTCCAGCTGAACCCTGATTGGATTGTATTATCCATCGGTATAAATAACACGAAAGAACTTGATGATGATCAAACTGAAGCAAACCAGCTCCATATCAAGACACGCATTCTAGAAGATATTGAAGCGATGATCATAATGGCGAAAGACAACGCGATTAATATTGCTGTAACAACACTCACTTCAACGAATCGTCCACATCTAGATGGATTTATTACACGTTCTCAGTTTGTTCAGGCTATCAACCAGGACATAAGCCACCTGTGTGTAAAACACGATGCACAATTTATCGACTACTACACAGCGATGACTGAAACTATAGAAGGTATCGATTACTTACACAGCGAACTTACCGATGACGGTCTCCATCCTCATGTACTCGGTTATGACAGGATGGCCGACACGCTCGTAAATACTTTGCCATATCCGATACAATTAAAACATTAATAAAAAGGAGAAATAGGTATCATACCTGTTTCTCCTTAATTTAATAATTTAAGTCCAATTGTACACCCTAATATAATCGCGATACATAAGATTCTAAGCGGATGCCTTGATTCATTATAGAAGAAAATGCCGATCAACGTGCCGCCGACAGCACCGATACCAGTCCATATCGCGTATGCTGTACTCATCGTAATCCCTGCTAATGATAAAGATAGGAAGTAAAGACTAATGCCAAACGTAACTATCAGCAATAAAATATAGAGGCGCTTACCAGACTTACTGAACATATTCATCCATAATACGCCGAGCATCTCACATAATCCTGCAATGATCAGAAATATCCAGTACATCATACGGTCTCCTCCTCAGTAGCAAGCTTTAAGCCGATAACGCCTATGATAAGCATTGTAATCAGCACTACCTTCGGCAAGCCAAGCGGTACTTCATACACTGCAACATCTACAACCGTTACAAGCGTCGCACCAAGTCCGACGAATACTGCATAAGCTGTGCCTACTGGTAAATATTTAGTTGCATTGAGCAATAAATAAAAACTGCACGTCACACTTACTAAAGTGAGTATCCATTCGACTGCACTATCTGCGTGTGCTAGTCCTATAACCCAGCCTGTTTCAAACAGAGCTGCAAGTATTAATTTTATCCAGTTCATAATAACCTCCTTGATTCAATACTTACATAACATAACATAAAACGCCGTCCAAATAAATTGGACGGCGTTATTCAAGGAAACTATTTATTTAACTGTTCACCCATTAAACCAGCAAGTTCTACAACGCGAGTAGAGTAACCCCATTCGTTGTCATACCAAGATAATACTTTAACCTTAGAACCTTCCATAACGATCGTCGAGAGTCCATCTACAATCGAGCTATGTGGATTCGTGTTGAAATCAACTGATACTAACGGCTCATATGTTACATCTAAGATGCCTTTAAGTTCATTATCCGCTGCATCTTTAAAAGCTTGATTTAATTCTTCGACTGTGACTTCTTTGTCTAAATCTACGACTAAGTC
Above is a window of Macrococcoides canis DNA encoding:
- the thrS gene encoding threonine--tRNA ligase yields the protein MSEINIKFPDGNVKSFEAGVTTEDIAGSISPGLKKKALAGKFNGQMVDLSTALETDGDIEIITPESPEGIEVLRHSTAHLMAQALKRMYGNVHFGVGPVIEEGFYYDVDTEHKISSEDLPEIEKTMRQIVGENIAIERRVVSREEAKQIFADDPYKQELIDAIPEDENVTIYSQGEFTDLCRGVHVPSTAKIKEFKLLSTAGAYWRGDADNKMLQRIYGTAFFDKKALKEHLKILEERKERDHRKIGKELELFTTSQLVGAGLPLWLPNGATIRRELERYIVDKEVALGYDHVYTPIMGSVDLYKTSGHWDHYQEDMFPPMEMENEALVLRPMNCPHHMMVYKNKPHSYRELPIRIAELGMMHRYEASGAVSGLQRVRGMTLNDAHIFVRPDQIKEEFIRVVQLVIDVYKDFKFKDYKFRLSYRDPEDTEKYFQDDEMWERAQSMLKEAVDEMGLDYEEAPGEAAFYGPKLDVQVKTALGKEETLSTVQLDFLLPERFDLEYIGSDGEKHRPVVIHRGVISTMERFVAFLTEEYKGAYPLWLAPNQLEIIPVSNEVHYDYARKLYDELKSQGVRCHIDDREEKMGYKIREAQMHKVPYQIVVGDKEIENNEVNVRQYGKKESKTIDRDDFIWSIVDEIRLKK
- the dnaI gene encoding primosomal protein DnaI, with product MKHMGSILHTNSDIFKRIEAIKEETIKAPEIKQFIEENHITDKMIDNDLSVLQEYKDSSKMCRDCESFNQCKNFVPGHTPELYVENNKIKIRHLPCPSKLAHDESQKMKQFITAIHMPKDVLDAKLAHIHLDNKARIDIVRQANIICRDIAKGNDTKGMYIHGPFGTGKSFILGAIANELKERYIYTTLLYFPEFIRELKNGFSDGTYNERLNRVKNTPVLMLDDIGAEDLTPWVRDEVLGPILNHRMMNNMPTFFSSNFDFKELAHHLSMTKQGAEQTKARRIMERIETLSDAYMLSGKNYRREK
- a CDS encoding replication initiation and membrane attachment family protein, which gives rise to MERYFTELNGTDEFIVISNYVATQVTEDVLTTLYTPLIGVECIGVYQFMRQFLTGYEQTSGIINHYIILSELKMNLAHFEVIRKRLEAIGLLKTYMRIEDNNKFVYKLIAPVMPSQFFNDPMLSVFLFQQVGKQRYQQLKSRFCNETLDLDGYQDVSSKYMDVFGTPKSPEKVVFEGNEHLVKQHESFGIPVHQHTFDFDLLEMLLAQNLITKSQLPKATRNLIVQLATLYDIAAHDMRGIILKSLTSDQQISHEDLRKNARDFYQIEHDGQLPQLTPQQVKDDTPETKLTWFELMDTTSPIDMLTAFSKSEPTIKQKRMIESILEREQLPFGVMNILLQYVMFTNDMKLPQSYIEEIASNWKKQKLSSSEAAYKYVKSFEQKKQEQLNKKANRYKKNDTVQKELTPKWLLEEEKSAVKEDTDNIDLEKERQKLLEELSQSWEEDK
- the nrdR gene encoding transcriptional regulator NrdR; this translates as MKCPKCSFNQSKVVDSRHADDMNAIRRRRECEQCGTRFTTFERIELQPLIVVKKDGTRQAFNRDKIVHGLVRACEKRPVPYESLEQITDAVENTLREKGQSEISSVDIGEIVMDHLMHLDQVSYVRFASVYKEFKDVDQLLRTMSDILNEKNKK
- a CDS encoding SGNH/GDSL hydrolase family protein, with translation MRPHYIHLPKREEGNPVNKLRESFNRRNETILYHKDSVGIVFIGDSITDYWDLDSYFTLHNDKRIINRGIGNDRTQWVRERFIADAVQLNPDWIVLSIGINNTKELDDDQTEANQLHIKTRILEDIEAMIIMAKDNAINIAVTTLTSTNRPHLDGFITRSQFVQAINQDISHLCVKHDAQFIDYYTAMTETIEGIDYLHSELTDDGLHPHVLGYDRMADTLVNTLPYPIQLKH
- a CDS encoding DMT family transporter — translated: MYWIFLIIAGLCEMLGVLWMNMFSKSGKRLYILLLIVTFGISLYFLSLSLAGITMSTAYAIWTGIGAVGGTLIGIFFYNESRHPLRILCIAIILGCTIGLKLLN
- a CDS encoding DMT family transporter, encoding MNWIKLILAALFETGWVIGLAHADSAVEWILTLVSVTCSFYLLLNATKYLPVGTAYAVFVGLGATLVTVVDVAVYEVPLGLPKVVLITMLIIGVIGLKLATEEETV